One Littorina saxatilis isolate snail1 unplaced genomic scaffold, US_GU_Lsax_2.0 scaffold_778, whole genome shotgun sequence DNA segment encodes these proteins:
- the LOC138954652 gene encoding receptor-type tyrosine-protein phosphatase alpha-like: MENTASVTTPNTSTTSTTSTTSTKSTISTIPSISTISTISTISTISTPPTTPTTPNTSTTSTTSPDQPTNVPTTSTVPSTPETSPATPSQPPTSPTTTANKTQAEPEGTSAAVIAGSVAAVVAVVVGVNVVVVVIVLRRKRRKGSASPADNTDEDLRSTAGNSTLAFATTLSDTNETALQLSHDEHSLVEDSHVYQNYEKVYSNFRNAASHLDNVQKCLVDRLASEELRTDFKNIPVMIYDEDAKAGKVEINTKKNRFSSIIPYDCNRVVLKDGYEKGSANDYINASYIKGFARDKEYIAAQGPKDTTATDFWRMIWQEGITHIVMLTNLREGEKKKCYQYWPEEGSVPLMFGHVTVTSNRTECRSDVLIRTFTVTKSESDESREVTQYHYVSWPDFGVPMTASLVKFWRYVTKRTHEQEHTVSPVLVHCSAGVGRTGTFIGLDLAMQRAVKDEEVDLVRLVTSLREQRCLMVQAADQFVFLHTAVLEAYTSRDYILPMDEFVTVFSAGVDNLYSHPRIDQEFKMLMEMQSLAPTPKHNLSKEKDNIKKNRNPEILPADEHIVNLTEKVSGRNQYINAVYMPTFRAARGSIATQLPLPSTLVDFWGMVFGNDVTTVVSLSSPNEEQEVTKFCKYWPRAEKEKVIKGPYTITCQSVSHKSEHFKVYSLTVQKKKMKATRQVQLLHYNGWTGETGGKATDILEVIDTLVTSHTSATSQPYVVQCTDGVGKSGLFTALSDVIDRLTYDREIDVYMTVRHVQSVTPNAVTSAVQYRYLYETVHQRCQEMQVYANE; this comes from the exons ATGGAAAACACTGCGTCAGTAACCACACCAAACACATCAACCACATCAACCACATCAACCACATCAACTAAATCAACCATATCAACCATACCAAGCATATCAACCATATCAACCATATCAACCATATCAACCATATCAACCCCACCAACCACACCAACCACACCAAACACATCAACCACATCAACCACATCGCCGGATCAACCCACGAATGTCCCCACCACTTCAACAGTCCCGAGCACACCAGAAACTTCACCTGCCACTCCTTCACAACCACCTACTTCTCCTACAACAACTGCCAATAAAACACAGGCAGAACCAG AAGGGACTTCCGCTGCAGTAATCGCTGGCAGTGTGGCTGCCGTTGTTGCTGTCGTCGTCGGCGTTaatgttgtcgtcgttgttatcGTCCTGAG ACGAAAGCGCCGGAAAGGTTCGGCAAGTCCTGCTGACAACACTGACGAGGATCTCCGTTCAACAGCTGGTAACTCCACGTTGGCTTTTGCTACTACGCTGAGTGACACGAATGAAACAG CACTGCAACTGTCACATGACGAGCATTCATTGGTTGAGGACAGTCACGTGTACCAGAACTACGAAAAAGTGTACTCCAATTTCCGTAATGCCGCCTCTCATCTTGACAACGTTCAGAAATGCCTGGTGGACAGACTGGCTTCTGAAGAACTGCGAACAGACTTTAAG AATATCCCGGTGATGATTTATGATGAAGACGCTAAAGCTGGAAAGGTGGAGATCAACACTAAGAAGAACAGATTCAGCTCCATCATTCCAT ATGACTGCAACCGAGTGGTGCTGAAGGATGGTTACGAGAAGGGCTCGGCAAACGACTACATCAACGCCAGCTACATAAAG GGTTTTGCACGCGACAAGGAATACATCGCAGCTCAAG GTCCCAAAGACACCACTGCGACTGATTTCTGGCGAATGATATGGCAGGAGGGGATAACTCACATCGTCATGTTGACCAATTTGAGGGAAGGGGAGAAA AAAAAATGTTACCAATATTGGCCCGAAGAAGGCAGTGTTCCTCTCATGTTTGGTCACGTGACTGTCACCTCGAACCGCACTGAATGCAGAAGTGACGTCCTCATCAGAACTTTCACGGTTACCAAATCGGAG AGCGACGAGTCACGGGAGGTAACTCAGTATCACTACGTGTCCTGGCCTGACTTTGGCGTACCCATGACTGCCTCCCTTGTCAAGTTCTGGCGTTACGTCACAAAGAGAACACACGAACAAGAACACACTGTGTCTCCAGTACTTGTTCATTGCAG CGCTGGAGTGGGTCGCACGGGAACGTTTATCGGCCTTGACCTTGCCATGCAGCGCGCGGTGAAGGACGAAGAAGTGGACCTCGTCAGGCTGGTGACGTCACTGAGGGAACAGAGATGCCTTATGGTGCAGGCTGCT GATCAGTTTGTGTTCCTGCACACGGCAGTACTGGAAGCCTACACGTCACGTGACTACATCCTTCCAATGGACGAGTTCGTCACAGTGTTCAGCGCAGGGGTAGACAACCTCTACTCTCACCCACGCATTGACCAGGAGTTCAAG ATGTTGATGGAGATGCAATCCTTGGCACCAACGCCAAAGCATAATTTGTCCAAGGAGAAAGACAACATAAAGAAGAACAGGAATCCAGAAATCCTGCCAG CTGACGAGCACATCGTGAACCTGACTGAAAAAGTATCGGGACGGAATCAGTACATCAATGCTGTCTACATGCCG ACATTCCGTGCCGCTCGAGGGAGCATTGCGACACAACTCCCACTGCCGTCAACACTGGTGGACTTCTGGGGGATGGTCTTCGGAAATGACGTCACTACAGTCGTCTCCCTTAGCTCGCCGAACGAAGAACAGGAAGTGACG AAGTTTTGCAAGTACTGGCCCCGTGCAGAGAAGGAGAAGGTTATCAAAGGGCCTTACACAATCACCTGTCAGTCCGTGTCACACAAATCCGAGCATTTCAAGGTGTACTCCCTCACAGTTCAGAAAAAG AAAATGAAGGCGACTCGCCAAGTTCAATTGCTGCACTACAACGGCTGGACCGGGGAGACCGGAGGAAAAGCAACAGACATCTTGGAAGTTATTGATACACTGGTGACGTCACATACCTCCGCTACGTCACAGCCATACGTTGTACAGTGCAC TGACGGAGTGGGAAAGAGCGGTCTGTTTACTGCTTTGTCTGACGTCATCGACCGTCTGACGTATGACCGTGAGATTGACGTGTACATGACTGTCAGGCACGTGCAGAGTGTCACACCAAACGCTGTGACGTCAGCT GTGCAATACCGCTACCTGTACGAGACTGTGCATCAGCGCTGCCAGGAAATGCAAGTCTACGCAAATGAGTAA